In the genome of Enterococcus hirae ATCC 9790, one region contains:
- a CDS encoding LPXTG cell wall anchor domain-containing protein, translating to MRKMTIVFFLFLIFLTIEAYTRTMIVYAESVQSTAGIRFVPNPSNASSEDLAKEKDGQTKRMMQRKLPKTIDQQSSSLMICGGLIVTAAGGFLLLRKGKKEKNEKSSFNNRTI from the coding sequence ATGAGAAAGATGACGATTGTTTTCTTTTTGTTCCTTATTTTTTTGACCATTGAGGCATATACGCGAACAATGATTGTCTACGCTGAATCTGTACAAAGCACAGCGGGGATCCGCTTTGTACCAAATCCTTCAAATGCATCATCAGAAGATCTGGCAAAAGAGAAAGACGGGCAGACAAAAAGAATGATGCAAAGAAAGCTCCCAAAAACAATTGATCAGCAGAGTAGTTCTTTGATGATCTGTGGTGGACTCATTGTAACAGCAGCAGGAGGTTTCCTCTTACTGAGAAAAGGAAAGAAGGAAAAAAATGAAAAAAGTAGTTTTAACAATCGCACTATTTAG
- the brnQ gene encoding branched-chain amino acid transport system II carrier protein, whose product MMEKLSTKKLFLLASLIFGMLFGAGNLIFPAHLGQLAGSHWLSAGIGFLISSTLLPLAALIALSKTRSSGLYDFAKPVAAWYGTLFLIMNHMALGPLFATPRTAALGYQFSLGMILPEKYTTIGLFIFSVIFFGLAYYLSTRESNLLKIIGKYLNPLFLILLFAVFIVALILPLGPLDAKPVLDYQQAATTNGFIEGYNTMDALASLAFGITIIRALQGMGIHDEDQIAKNTVKSGLFTMVLCGGIYLGIIALGTMSLNRFGISENGGIALTQIVQSYFGKVGLIFMALMTLLAVFTSAMGLIASFAQDFSVRFPKIGYKGWLRITTLLSFITANFGLDTIIAWTMPFLMILYPLSMAMIIPALCSAFFQNRRIVYQLTTIFTAIPALFDGIKALPIQNHLTTNLTNWYVHTIPFASSGVGFILPAISGFIIGVLYCLIFKQRTELDPSLSN is encoded by the coding sequence ATGATGGAAAAATTATCAACAAAGAAATTATTTTTATTAGCTTCACTCATTTTCGGAATGCTTTTTGGAGCAGGTAACCTTATTTTCCCTGCTCATTTAGGTCAACTTGCAGGTAGTCATTGGTTATCTGCTGGGATTGGTTTTTTGATCTCCTCTACTTTATTACCTTTAGCTGCACTGATTGCCTTAAGTAAAACACGCTCAAGCGGGTTGTACGATTTTGCTAAACCAGTGGCTGCGTGGTATGGTACCTTATTTCTTATTATGAACCATATGGCCTTAGGACCTTTATTCGCCACTCCCAGAACTGCTGCATTAGGATATCAATTTAGTTTAGGAATGATTTTACCAGAAAAGTATACAACGATTGGCTTATTTATCTTTTCGGTTATTTTCTTTGGCTTAGCCTATTATTTATCAACTCGTGAATCAAATTTATTAAAAATCATTGGAAAATATTTAAACCCATTATTTTTAATTTTACTATTCGCTGTGTTTATCGTCGCTTTGATTCTTCCCTTAGGACCATTGGATGCCAAGCCTGTACTGGATTACCAACAAGCAGCAACTACCAACGGCTTTATCGAAGGATATAATACAATGGACGCATTAGCCTCATTAGCTTTTGGAATTACGATCATTCGTGCGCTTCAAGGAATGGGGATTCATGATGAAGATCAGATTGCTAAAAATACTGTAAAATCTGGTCTATTCACGATGGTTTTATGTGGTGGTATCTATTTGGGGATTATTGCATTAGGTACGATGTCTTTAAATCGCTTTGGTATCTCCGAAAACGGAGGGATTGCATTAACTCAAATCGTCCAATCCTATTTTGGTAAAGTGGGATTGATTTTTATGGCCTTGATGACGCTGTTAGCAGTTTTCACTTCTGCGATGGGATTGATTGCCTCATTTGCCCAAGATTTCTCAGTCCGCTTCCCTAAGATCGGCTATAAAGGATGGCTTCGAATCACTACATTACTTTCTTTTATTACCGCAAACTTTGGACTTGACACCATTATTGCTTGGACCATGCCATTTTTAATGATTCTTTATCCTCTTTCCATGGCAATGATCATCCCAGCACTTTGCTCTGCCTTTTTCCAAAATCGCAGAATCGTTTATCAATTGACGACAATCTTTACAGCCATACCTGCTTTGTTTGATGGTATCAAAGCATTACCTATTCAAAATCATTTGACAACAAATTTAACCAATTGGTATGTTCATACGATTCCATTTGCTTCCAGTGGTGTTGGTTTTATCCTGCCAGCAATCAGTGGCTTTATCATAGGCGTACTGTATTGTTTAATTTTTAAACAAAGAACTGAGTTAGACCCTTCTCTATCTAATTGA
- a CDS encoding WxL domain-containing protein, whose translation MSMTIYAEEMSDSATSTAKITFEGNDTHSNKPVNPDNPDDPIDKPDEVDPDDPNNHGTGDQGPLSIDYVSNISFGTQEISQNKKVYVAANAKPFVQITDKRGVAGGWSLTATASKFSAADSTELKGAILSFANGDTRTTSDNISGKPDAFDFTFNNHEAQPVMTAKSLNGQGTWLDVFEGEEGNNTNVQLTVPAGSAQAKEYTATITWTLTAGPTDAQ comes from the coding sequence ATGAGTATGACCATCTATGCAGAAGAAATGAGTGATTCAGCAACTTCAACAGCAAAGATCACATTCGAAGGGAATGATACCCATTCCAACAAACCAGTGAATCCAGATAATCCAGATGATCCAATCGACAAACCAGACGAAGTAGATCCAGATGATCCTAACAATCATGGAACTGGCGATCAAGGACCACTTTCAATTGACTATGTGTCCAATATCAGTTTTGGTACACAAGAAATTTCACAAAATAAAAAAGTCTATGTCGCAGCAAATGCAAAACCATTTGTTCAAATCACAGATAAACGAGGAGTAGCTGGTGGCTGGTCACTAACTGCGACTGCTTCAAAATTTTCAGCAGCTGACAGCACTGAATTAAAAGGAGCAATCCTATCATTTGCGAATGGAGATACTCGAACGACTTCTGATAACATCAGCGGCAAACCTGATGCTTTTGATTTCACTTTTAACAATCATGAAGCTCAACCAGTTATGACGGCAAAAAGTCTGAATGGTCAGGGAACTTGGTTAGATGTATTTGAAGGAGAAGAAGGAAACAATACAAATGTTCAATTGACTGTTCCTGCTGGTTCTGCTCAAGCAAAAGAGTATACCGCAACGATTACTTGGACCCTTACTGCAGGTCCAACTGATGCACAATGA
- a CDS encoding WxL domain-containing protein, whose product MKKVVLTIALFSTFVISAKATTVYAEIADDTHGTSIAKVGLEKQDETDEPTDPIDPPDVPGTYIPTGNTGALRIDYISNIDFGTQKIASETKNYTAGNSDEFVETQISDLRGNGAGWNLQVSYDSEKAGFYTENGVALAGAELSLPAGTAKTVTENQSPAAETATVTVNKDAQNIMFAAATTGLGTWEDQMSAEAVSLKVPSGNLAGTYSATLVWTLTDAPT is encoded by the coding sequence ATGAAAAAAGTAGTTTTAACAATCGCACTATTTAGCACATTCGTTATTAGTGCGAAGGCAACAACCGTTTATGCAGAAATAGCCGATGATACTCATGGCACAAGTATCGCTAAAGTTGGGTTAGAGAAACAAGATGAAACGGATGAACCAACGGATCCAATTGATCCACCAGATGTACCAGGTACGTATATTCCAACAGGAAACACCGGTGCTTTACGTATTGACTATATCTCAAATATTGACTTCGGTACACAAAAAATCGCTAGTGAAACAAAAAACTATACAGCTGGGAATTCAGATGAATTTGTTGAGACACAAATATCTGATCTACGAGGAAATGGTGCAGGTTGGAACTTACAAGTTAGCTATGATAGTGAAAAAGCAGGATTTTATACTGAAAATGGTGTTGCGTTAGCTGGGGCTGAACTAAGCTTGCCAGCAGGGACAGCAAAAACGGTGACAGAGAATCAATCTCCGGCAGCTGAAACGGCAACGGTAACAGTAAATAAAGATGCGCAAAATATTATGTTTGCTGCCGCAACAACCGGTCTAGGGACTTGGGAAGATCAGATGTCAGCAGAAGCTGTTTCATTAAAAGTACCTTCTGGTAACTTGGCAGGAACTTATTCTGCCACACTTGTTTGGACATTAACAGACGCACCAACTTAA
- a CDS encoding radical SAM protein, which translates to MADRCESMTISLDSIDKEENDKNRGRGCYEIAMRDIRNLLDIGFHNIYVNATFTNYNLKSVDQTIEFFKENGIAYKLGGFSELGRGSMADISLSFEERKEIECKEKSAQRSAFLKPFTIKESCGLGLGEFVINPVGDIFACKLLETDDYKLGNIRKNKLADIYNHKEIELLESQNIHHLSGCQTCSFRYLCGGGCRAQHYYHTNDIHGVDRSECQLLQELIKNQMYRIWKQTEMT; encoded by the coding sequence TTGGCAGATCGATGCGAATCAATGACCATCAGCTTGGATTCGATTGATAAAGAAGAAAATGACAAGAACCGTGGTAGAGGTTGTTATGAAATAGCAATGAGAGATATCCGTAATCTTTTAGATATCGGTTTCCATAATATTTACGTTAATGCAACCTTTACCAACTATAACTTAAAATCGGTTGATCAAACGATTGAGTTTTTTAAAGAGAATGGAATCGCCTATAAATTAGGTGGATTTAGCGAATTAGGAAGAGGTAGTATGGCAGATATTTCATTATCTTTTGAAGAAAGAAAAGAAATCGAGTGCAAAGAAAAAAGTGCTCAACGATCTGCATTTTTAAAGCCATTTACAATTAAAGAATCTTGTGGTTTGGGTTTGGGAGAGTTCGTTATCAATCCAGTTGGGGATATTTTTGCATGTAAATTATTGGAGACAGATGACTATAAATTAGGTAATATCAGAAAAAACAAATTAGCTGATATTTATAACCATAAAGAGATAGAATTGCTTGAATCTCAAAATATCCATCATTTATCTGGTTGTCAAACTTGTTCTTTTCGCTATTTATGCGGTGGTGGTTGTCGTGCGCAACATTATTATCATACCAATGATATTCATGGAGTGGATCGCTCTGAATGTCAATTATTGCAAGAGTTAATAAAAAATCAAATGTATCGTATCTGGAAACAGACAGAAATGACCTGA
- a CDS encoding helix-turn-helix domain-containing protein, which produces MKGYYSVQELADQLGVTTRSIRNYLHEGKLKGTKVGGKWKFSEQNLFDFLYGDKENLMIQKDYQVTLDVPVTLKLSLVTDDFHEMDAFKEQLFNYHSEVYANKNDRLIQYTHFKENEYDILIGGNFNYVTNFGSWIYEQLQKQTSISLKKN; this is translated from the coding sequence TTGAAAGGTTATTATTCAGTACAAGAATTAGCCGACCAACTTGGTGTGACAACTCGTTCAATTCGAAACTATCTGCACGAAGGGAAATTAAAGGGAACAAAAGTTGGAGGAAAATGGAAGTTTTCTGAACAAAATTTGTTTGATTTCCTTTACGGTGACAAGGAAAATCTAATGATCCAAAAAGATTATCAAGTGACGCTTGATGTCCCTGTCACATTAAAATTATCTCTTGTAACAGATGATTTTCACGAAATGGATGCCTTTAAAGAGCAACTTTTTAACTATCATTCAGAGGTTTATGCTAATAAAAATGATCGATTGATCCAATACACGCATTTCAAAGAAAATGAATATGATATCTTAATTGGTGGTAACTTTAATTATGTCACTAATTTCGGGTCATGGATCTATGAACAACTACAAAAACAAACATCCATTTCACTAAAAAAGAATTAG
- a CDS encoding DUF916 and DUF3324 domain-containing protein, with protein MMNKRHHRFICLVTGIIGFWGILGVNSLTSYADSAESAYSVSANIPEEQTNKDVSYFDLTEAPNETRDLSIHLSNVGEKESVFEIEINNAATNTNGVIDYNQRTVKKDASAKYQVSDCLTTDAKEVTIPAGEAKDVHFQLKMPKESFDGILLGGIHVTKKENQSEKVSGTAIRNKYAYVIGVELRNNSKPVSPDLKLISVRTGLQNSYATIFAHLQNPTSTIISQVHTEATITKKGSSKVLYTANKDHMSIAPNTNFDFPISVNKKKIDPGTYMLTVDATTENNQKKWHLAKTFTIKPENAKKINDEAITEEKAEVSYLPMIIGIGGLLLGIIAFLSYKLFQQKGR; from the coding sequence ATGATGAATAAACGTCATCATCGTTTTATTTGTTTAGTCACAGGCATCATCGGATTTTGGGGAATCCTTGGTGTCAATTCGCTCACCTCATATGCAGATTCAGCTGAATCTGCATATAGTGTAAGTGCAAATATACCTGAAGAACAAACAAATAAAGATGTATCTTATTTTGACTTAACTGAAGCACCAAATGAAACGCGCGACCTATCCATTCATTTATCCAATGTCGGAGAAAAAGAAAGTGTCTTTGAAATAGAGATCAACAATGCAGCGACCAACACAAACGGTGTGATCGATTATAATCAACGAACAGTTAAAAAGGATGCCTCTGCCAAATACCAAGTCAGTGATTGCTTAACCACTGATGCAAAGGAAGTAACAATTCCAGCTGGAGAAGCAAAAGACGTGCACTTTCAATTGAAAATGCCAAAAGAATCATTTGACGGGATTCTTTTAGGAGGTATCCATGTAACGAAAAAAGAGAACCAAAGTGAAAAAGTTTCTGGAACAGCGATTCGAAATAAGTATGCTTATGTTATTGGGGTTGAGCTTAGGAACAACAGTAAACCTGTCTCACCAGATTTGAAATTAATTTCTGTAAGAACTGGGTTACAAAATTCGTATGCAACGATTTTTGCACATTTACAAAATCCTACATCAACGATCATCAGTCAAGTTCATACGGAAGCGACGATCACTAAAAAAGGCTCATCAAAAGTGTTGTATACAGCAAACAAAGATCATATGTCGATCGCACCCAATACGAACTTTGATTTTCCGATCAGTGTCAACAAGAAGAAAATCGATCCGGGAACTTATATGTTAACAGTGGATGCGACAACAGAAAATAATCAAAAGAAATGGCATTTAGCAAAAACATTTACGATCAAACCAGAAAATGCCAAAAAAATCAATGATGAAGCAATTACAGAAGAAAAAGCAGAAGTATCTTATCTGCCGATGATCATTGGGATAGGCGGCTTACTATTAGGGATCATTGCGTTCTTAAGTTACAAACTGTTCCAACAAAAAGGTAGGTGA
- a CDS encoding glucose-1-dehydrogenase has translation MYKDLTNKVAVVTGGSKGIGKAICERFGKEKMCVVVNYHSDEEGAQEAVAEIEKNGGKAVAVEADVSTEEGMDRLLKAAIETFGSLDIWVNNAGMETQKPTHELELEDWEKVLKVNLTGVFLGTKTALSYFKTHQIKGNIINMSSVHEQIPWPTFAHYAASKGGVKLFTETVAMEYAPENIRINSIGPGAIKTPINAEKFEDPKEKEILESMIPMERVGKPEEVAAAAAWLASNESSYVTGITLFVDGGMKLYPSFQGGKG, from the coding sequence ATGTATAAAGATCTAACAAATAAGGTGGCAGTAGTAACTGGAGGATCAAAAGGGATCGGTAAAGCAATCTGTGAACGCTTTGGTAAAGAAAAAATGTGTGTGGTTGTCAACTATCATTCGGATGAAGAAGGGGCACAAGAAGCAGTAGCCGAGATCGAAAAAAATGGTGGCAAAGCAGTAGCTGTCGAAGCGGATGTCAGTACAGAAGAAGGGATGGATCGTCTGCTCAAAGCAGCAATCGAAACATTCGGAAGTTTAGATATCTGGGTCAATAATGCTGGTATGGAAACGCAAAAACCAACCCATGAGCTGGAATTAGAAGATTGGGAGAAAGTGTTAAAGGTGAACCTAACAGGCGTATTTTTAGGGACAAAAACAGCGTTGAGTTATTTTAAAACTCATCAGATCAAAGGTAATATTATCAACATGTCCTCCGTTCACGAACAAATCCCTTGGCCGACATTTGCTCATTACGCAGCATCAAAAGGCGGTGTCAAGCTGTTTACAGAAACAGTAGCCATGGAGTACGCACCAGAAAATATTCGAATCAACAGTATTGGACCAGGGGCGATCAAAACTCCGATTAATGCAGAAAAATTTGAAGATCCAAAAGAAAAAGAAATTCTAGAAAGCATGATACCAATGGAACGAGTGGGTAAACCCGAGGAAGTCGCCGCCGCTGCTGCTTGGCTCGCTTCTAATGAATCCAGTTATGTGACAGGAATTACTTTATTTGTAGATGGTGGCATGAAACTATATCCATCCTTTCAAGGTGGTAAGGGTTAA
- the ribF gene encoding riboflavin biosynthesis protein RibF gives MKIIKIRHPYQADQIPPEDVVLVLGFFDGVHLGHQRVINRGKEIAKKEGLKLALMTFNQHPSIVFKKINPSQVKYLTTLEQKEEKMALLGVDYLYEIDFTSSFAHLAPQEFVDQYIVGLHAKYAVSGFDYTYGPKEIADVAHLPSYAKNRFEVITVPKEEDSGEKISSTRIRELLNAGEINEVTRLLGAAYEVEGVVVHGDARGRLLGFPTANIKVKSTVHLPKEGVYVSEIKVGETWYQAMGSIGHNDTFGDDRELTVELYILNFAQDIYGEHVKVRWHHFLRNQVKFPNVESLIEQLKADEKATADYFK, from the coding sequence ATGAAAATTATCAAAATTAGACATCCTTATCAAGCAGATCAGATCCCACCAGAAGACGTTGTACTTGTTTTAGGATTTTTTGACGGGGTACATCTAGGCCATCAACGTGTTATCAATCGGGGAAAAGAAATTGCTAAAAAAGAAGGATTGAAATTAGCTTTGATGACTTTCAACCAACATCCTTCAATCGTCTTCAAAAAAATAAATCCAAGTCAAGTAAAATATTTGACTACTCTGGAACAAAAAGAAGAAAAAATGGCCCTATTAGGTGTTGATTATTTATACGAAATCGATTTTACGTCATCGTTTGCTCATTTAGCTCCACAAGAATTTGTCGATCAATATATCGTAGGACTTCATGCAAAATATGCTGTTTCTGGTTTTGACTATACTTACGGACCTAAAGAAATTGCAGATGTAGCGCACTTACCAAGTTATGCAAAGAATCGATTTGAAGTCATCACTGTACCAAAAGAAGAAGACAGTGGCGAGAAGATTAGTTCGACACGGATACGTGAATTATTAAACGCAGGAGAAATAAATGAAGTAACACGTTTATTGGGGGCTGCTTACGAGGTCGAAGGGGTGGTAGTCCATGGCGATGCTCGTGGTCGCCTGCTAGGATTCCCAACAGCTAACATCAAAGTTAAAAGTACTGTTCATCTTCCAAAAGAAGGTGTCTATGTTTCAGAGATCAAAGTTGGTGAAACGTGGTATCAAGCAATGGGATCAATCGGTCATAATGATACCTTTGGTGATGATCGTGAACTTACCGTTGAATTATATATTTTAAATTTTGCTCAAGATATCTATGGAGAGCATGTAAAAGTCCGTTGGCATCATTTTTTGAGAAACCAAGTGAAATTTCCAAACGTTGAATCGTTGATTGAACAACTGAAAGCAGATGAAAAAGCGACAGCGGACTATTTTAAATAA
- a CDS encoding radical SAM protein: MTKNYPDQLSFIEWFQLLEQLKDCGVKKVIFTGGEIGLNHDSLKYIDYAYQLGLSVGLITNGTLIGKKGMHNSWQIDANQ, translated from the coding sequence ATGACCAAGAACTATCCAGATCAATTGTCTTTTATTGAATGGTTCCAACTATTAGAGCAATTAAAAGACTGTGGTGTAAAAAAAGTCATTTTTACTGGTGGAGAAATAGGACTGAATCATGATTCTTTAAAATATATCGATTATGCCTATCAACTAGGCTTATCGGTTGGTTTGATCACTAATGGAACCTTGATTGGAAAAAAAGGAATGCACAATTCTTGGCAGATCGATGCGAATCAATGA